A window from Carcharodon carcharias isolate sCarCar2 chromosome 36 unlocalized genomic scaffold, sCarCar2.pri SUPER_36_unloc_1, whole genome shotgun sequence encodes these proteins:
- the LOC121274314 gene encoding circadian-associated transcriptional repressor-like, whose protein sequence is MDLTGSRASRESIEGFSSEEDRDCDVFLSDSDSDKHIKESGPCLDRPTGLPVRDQPTFTGMGSVFASEGSLSGPQAFIPHPMSASHLKKPLENIYFASASVSQRSPLPAGADPGRNWELPLRGHLVGQHSKRFISRGLKRRWEWEESRQHGTALSERMPHVKSRGDLLFAQKCKELQVFIRPLTVLLNGLKTGRYNRGLSSFQQSVAMDRIQRIVGVLQKPAMGERYLGTLLKVEMMLKVWFPHVPIETPNAEGSGPTGTECNARKHARTNSSGTSSSWESVSPPSSRRQSSSDGGTQERVDTAAAGGQEEGPEPAGGAPEGSPGGTRRLYRVDGTSAVRCLALVMQDSSVSSTTRPWRPARSSSAPPCLPTGPGEQAPTWEARSPPVPWPRLLACEAIVLLDLRERPGGFGGEGEGEGPSK, encoded by the exons ATGGATTTGACTGGCAGTAGAGCTTCTCGCGAGTCCATTGAAGGGTTCAGCAGCGAGGAGGACAGGGACTGTGACGTTTTCCTTTCCGACAGCGACTCTGATAAACACATCAAAGAGAGCGGCCCATGCCTGGACAGACCAACAGGGCTCCCTGTGCGAGATCAGCCCACCTTTACTGGCATGGGCTCGGTGTTTGCCAGTGAGGGGTCCCTGAGCGGACCTCAAGCCTTCATCCCCCATCCCATGTCGGCCTCCCACCTCAAGAAGCCCCTGGAGAACATTTACTTCGCCTCGGCCTCTGTGAGTCAACGCAGCCCCTTGCCGGCTGGCGCTGACCCGGGAAGGAACTGGGAGCTCCCACTCAGGGGGCACCTTGTTGGTCAACACTCCAAGAGGTTCATCAGCAGGGGTCTAAAGAGGAGGTGGGAATGGGAGGAGTCCAGACAGCATGGGACTGCGCTGAGTGAAAGGATGCCTCACGTCAAGAGCAGAGGGGACCTCCTATTTGCACAAAAG TGCAAAGAGCTCCAAGTATTCATCAGACCACTGACTGTCCTCCTCAACGGCCTGAAGACTGGACGGTATAACAGAG GCCTAAGCAGTTTCCAGCAGAGCGTTGCTATGGACCGGATCCAGAGGATTGTGGGAGTCCTGCAGAAGCCGGCAATGGG GGAGCGTTATTTAGGCACCCTCCTAAAAGTGGAAATGATGCTAAAGGTTTGGTTTCCTCACGTTCCCATAGAAACGCCGAACGCTGAAGGCTCCGGGCCTACAGGGACTGAATGCAACGCGAGGAAG CACGCACGGACCAACTCCTCGGGCACCAGTTCCTCGTGGGAGTCGGTCTCCCCACCCTCGTCCCGAAGGCAATCCTCCAGCGACGGCGGCACGCAGGAGCGAGTGGACACAGCGGCGGCGGGCGGCCAGGAGGAGGGGCCGGAGCCTGCAGGAGGGGCCCCAGAGGGGTCACCCGGGGGCACCCGCCGGCTCTACCGAGTGGACGGCACCTCGGCGGTGCGGTGCTTGGCCCTGGTCATGCAGGACAGCTCGGTGTCTTCCACCACCCGCCCCTGGCGCCCGGCCAGGAGCAGCAGCGCCCCCCCCTGCCTCCCCACCGGGCCCGGGGAGCAGGCCCCGACGTGGGAGGCTCGCAGCCCGCCCGTCCCCTGGCCCCGCCTCCTGGCCTGCGAGGCGATCGTGCTCCTGGACCTGCGGGAGAGGCCGGGAGGTTTCGggggggagggcgagggagaggggcCCTCGAAGTGA